In Bradyrhizobium paxllaeri, the genomic stretch TGCGCTCGAAATCGCTGGCGATATTCGCCATTGCCGCGCGACGCTCGGCTTCGGCGCGCGCCTGCACCTCGGCTTCCTTCTGTTCGAGCCCGCGGATGCGCACCGCGTTGTCCTTGAAGATCTGCACGGTCGCGGCCATCGCGCCGATCTCGTCGCCGCGGCCGATGCCGGGAATTTCGCCGTCGAGCCGACCCTCGGCGAGATCCTGCATGCGGGCACCGAGCTGGGCCAGCGGCTTCGAAATGCTGCGGCCGATCATCCAGGCGATGCTGCCCGCCACCAGCGCGATGCCGAGAATGGCAAGCCCGAGTACGAGCGCGATCGGCTTCATCTTGCTGTCGAGGTCGTCGAGATAGGCGCCGGTGCCGACGAACATGTTCCAGCCGGGGATCGGAACCACGTAGGAGAATTTGCGGATCAGCGCTTCCTCTCCGGGTTTGCGGAATTCGTAGCGCAGCATGAATTCGCCCTTCGCCGCGACGCCGTCGCGCAGTTCGCGCACCAGCTTGCGGCCACCGGTGTCGATATCCATGCGGTTCTGGCCGATCTGGCTGGGAACCGGTGCCAGCACGGCGACGCCATCCATCGTGTAGGCGAACACGTAGCCATTGCCATTGTCGAAGGTCAGCGTATTGCCACGCCTGCTGAACTCGGCGATCGCCGCCTCCTTGGTCATCTGGCCCGCGGCAACCTGCTTCTGCAGGCCAAGCGCCATGTTGCGCGCCATGTCGACGATCGCTTTTGTCTGCTCGACCCGCGCATTGAGCATCTCACGCTGCATCAGATAGCCTGCGAGCACGCCCGCGGCGGAGAGACCGAGCAGGGTCACGCCCACGAGAATACCGAGCTTGGGGGTGATCTTGAGATTGGTCAGCTTCACGGGGATCTCCGGAAATAGGCGCACGGCACGCGATTGGTCGATTGATTTGGCGCACACTATCGTGAGACCCTTTAGCGCTTTGTTACGAAGGTCAGCGGAAATCCGGCGGTAGGCGGAGTTTCCAATGCAAGAGCAACCGACGATTGTAGCCTGAGCGGGTCAAGTCGCGTAAAAGGTGAAGTTGCGTCAGTTGCGTCAATGAAGAACGTGGCGGCGCCCGCCGCCTCAAACCAACACCGAAGAATAAAATCGGGAGAGCAGGAAATGCCGAAATTCAGGGTGGTCACGCCGAAGGGCGCAAGCTTCACGGTCGCCGGCGGCGGCTACGACTATGAGAAGGAAGCGCTCGATCCGATCGGGGCCGAAATCATCGAGGCGCCGGCCAACGAGGCCGAATTCATCGCCGCCGCCAAGACTGCGGATGCGATCTACGCCAAGGGCATGCCGATCACGAAAACGATCATCGATAGTTTGCAAAACTGCAAGGTGATCACGCTCGGCAGCGTCGGCGTCGATTCCGTCGACGTCAAGGCCGCCACCGCACGCGGCATTCCCGTCACCAACATTCCCGACACCTTCATCGAGGAAGTCGCCGACCACGCCATGATGCTGCTGCTGGCAGGGTTCCGACGGCTGGTCGAGCAGGACAAGATGGTGCGCACCGGCCGCTGGTCCGAGGGCCGTCCTGCGCTTCTGAAGATTCCGCGGCTGATGGGCCAGACGCTCGGCTTCATCTCGTTCGGCCGGGTGGCCCGCGCCGTCGCCAAGCGCGCTGCGCCCTTTGGCTTGCGCATGATGGCATATGACCCCTTCATTCAGGAAACGCTGATGTACGACCACGGTGTGATCCCCTCGACCCTGTCGGAGGTGCTGTCGCAGTCGGATTTCGTCTCGATGCATGCGCCGGCACGCCCCGAGGTGCACCACATGCTCAGCGAGAAGCATTTCCGCCAGATGAAAAATTCTGCGATCTTCATCAATACCGGCCGCGGCGCCACCGTGGACGAGGAAGCGCTGATCAAGGCGCTGCAGGAGGGCTGGATCGCCCACGCCGCCCTCGACGTGCTGGAAAAGGAGCCGCCGTCGCACGACAACCCGATGCTTTCGATGGAAAACGTCACCCTGACCGCCCATGTAGCGTCGGCCTCGGCACGTTTTGACGAGGCGCGCAAGCGCCGCGTGGGCTACGAATTGTCACTGGTCCTGCAGGGGATGTGGCCGGTAAGCTGCGTCAATCCGTCGGTGCTGCAAACGACCTCGCTCCGTCGCTGGCAACCCGTCAGCATGGATCGCGGTCCAAACAGCTAAAGACGGCGAAAAACGTTCCGGACGACGTTCATCGGCGATTCAACGCTGGGAACCAGAATAGGGAGAGACTCCATGAAGAGCGACATCACCCGTCGTGAAGCATTGGCTTTGGGCGTTTCCGCCGCTGCGCTCGCCGCGACCGGTGCATCCGCGCAGACCGCATCCACCATCAAGGCCGCCGATGTTCCGGCGCCCAAGTTGGCAATCGAAAAAGGCGCATCCTTGCGCATGCTGCGCCCGGTGCGCTTCGTGCAGGCCGACGAGGACGTGTTCCGCGCCAACGCGGACAAGTTCAGCAAGGCGACCGGTGTCGAGGTCAAGGTCAACTTCGTCGGCTGGGAAGACATCAACCAGCAGACCGCGGTGACCTCGAATTCCGGCGCCGGCCCCGACATTATCATCGGCTTCTCAGACGCGCCGCACATCTACATCGACAAGCTGGTCGAGCTGACCGATGTCGCCGACTATCTCGGCAAGCGCTATGGCGGCTGGCAGCCGCTGGCGCAGAAATACGGCAAGCGCAACAAGAGCGATGCCTGGATCGGATTGCCGTTCGGCGCCACCGCCGGCCCGCTGATCTACCGCAAATCGGTGCTGCAATCGGTCGGCTACGACAAGATCCCGGAAGATCATGCCGGAATCCTCGAGTTGTGCCGCAAGCTGCAGAAGGCCGGCAAGCCGGCCGGCTTCGCGCTCGGCAACGCCAAGGGCGACGGCAACGGCTTTGCCAACTGGGTGCTGTGGTCGCACAACGCTTCCCTGCTCGACGAAGAAGGCAACATCGTCATCAACAGCAAGGAGACCATTGCGGCGCTGAACTGGGTCAAGGAGCTGTATCCGACCTTCATCGCCGGAACGCCGTCGTGGAACGACGTCAGCAACAACCGTGCCTACTCCTCGCAGGAAATCTCGCTGACCGCCAACGGCGTCTCGCTGTATTTCTCGCTGAAGAACGATCCGGCGACCAAGGCGATTGCCGATGACAGCGAGCATCAATTGCTGCCGAAGGGCCTCGCCAAGGTTTCACCGATGGCCGGACTGACGCTGAACGCGATGCTGTTCAAGCACAGCCAGTATCCCAACGCCGCCAAAGCATTCCTGCAATTCATGATGGAAAAGGACCAGTACGAGCCATGGCTCAACGCCAACTCCGGCTATTGGTCGCAGCCGCTTGCCGCCTATGCCGAGGCCAAGGTCTGGTCCGGAGATCCCAAGGTCAAGATCTTCAAGGACACCATGAACAGCACCTATTACGACGGCTACAAGGGCCCGATCTCGACGGCCACGGGCGCCGTCAGCGCCGATTACGTGCTGATCCAGATGTGCGCGGCGGTGGCAACCGGCGCATCGACGCCGGAGGCCGCGGCCGCGGAAGCCGAGCAGCGCGCGAAGCGGTATTTCCGGCGGCAGGGGCGGTAGGGCCGAACAGCGCGGCCGTCATTGCGAGGAGCGTAGCGACGAAGCAATCCATTCTTTCTTTTCATGGAGACATGGATTGCTTCGCTTCGCTCGCAATGACGGTCCCACGTAGCTCGCATCGGGATAATGTTGATGTCTGTGACGACTCTCCCCTCGCGCGGCATCGCGGTCCGGCAACCCGGCTGGATCGCGCGCCTGCTCGACTACAAGCCGTTCCTGATCGTGATGTGCCTTGCGCCGGCGATCGGGCTGTTGACGGTGTTCCTCACCTACCCGCTCGGCCTCGGCGTCTGGCTTGCCTTCACCGACACCACGATCGGCCAGCGCGGCATCTACATCGGACTTGAGAATTTCCAGTACCTGCTCAAGGATCCGCTGTGGTGGAACGCGGTGTTCTACAGCATCTTCTACACCGGCGTCGCCACCATCGGAAAATTCGCGCTCGGCTTCTGGCTGGCGCTCCTGCTCAACAATCACTTCCCGCTCAAGAGCCTCTTGCGCGCCATCGTGCTGCTGCCGTGGATCGTGCCGACGGTGCTCTCCGCACTCGCGTTCTGGTGGATCTACGATCCGCAATTCTCGATCATTTCCTATTTGCTGGTCGACGTGCTGGGTGTGCGCTCGACCAACATCGACTTCCTCGGTACGCCCTGGCCGGCGCGGTTCTCGCTGATCGCCGCCAACATCTGGCGCGGCATTCCCTTCGTCGCGATCTCGCTGCTGGCGGGCCTGCAGACCATCTCACCCTCGCTCTATGAAGCCGCGATGCTGGACGGCGCCAGTGCCTGGCAGCGCTTCCGCTACATCACCTTCCCGATGATGATGCCGATTCTGGCCATCGTGATGACGTTCTCGATCATCTTCACCTTCACCGATTTCCAGCTCGTCTACGCCATCACCCGCGGCGGTCCCGTTAACTCCACGCATCTGCTCGCCACCCTCGCCTTCCAGCGCGGCATCGCCGGCGGCGAGCTTGGCGAGGGCGCGGCAATCGCGGTGTCGATGATCCCGTTCCTCGTGTTCGCGACGTTGTTCAGCTACTTCGGCCTCGCGCGCCGCAAATGGCAGCAGGGAGAAGCCAATGACTGACGTAGCCGCCTCACCCGGCAACACCAACGTCGCCAGCGCCACGCCCGACACCATGGCGTGGGATTCCCGCGCGCGGCGGGTGATGATGATCTATTTGCCGCTGGCCTGTTTCGTGCTGATCCTGCTCTTCCCGTTCTACTGGATGGCCATCACCTCGTTCAAACCGAACGCGGAGCTTCTGAATTACAAGGAGCACAACCCGTTCTGGATCTCCTCGCCGACGCTGGCACATATCAAGCACCTGCTGTTCAACACGGCGTATCCGACCTGGCTGAAGACCACGATGTTCGTGGCGATCGGCTCGACCTTCCTGTCGCTGTTCGCGAGCACGCTCGCGGCCTACGCGATCGAGCGCCTGCGGTTCCGCGGTAGTCCTTACGTGGGCCTTGGCATCTACCTCGCCTATCTGGTGCCGCCCTCGATCCTGTTCATTCCGCTGGCGACCGTGATCGTGCAGTTCGGCCTGTTCGATAGCCCGATGGCGCTGATCCTGGTGTATCCGACCTTCCTGGTACCGTTCTGCACCTGGCTCCTGATCGGCTATTTCAAGTCGATCCCCTACGAGCTCGAGGAATGCGCCCTCGTCGACGGTGCGACGCGTCTGCAGATATTGCGGCGGATCACGCTGCCGCTTGCGGTGCCCGGCCTGATCTCGGCCGGCATCTTCTCCTTCACGCTGTCGTGGAACGAGTTCATCTACGCGCTCGCCTTCATCCAGAGCGGCGCCAACAAGACGGTGCCGGTCGCGATCCTGACCGAGCTTGTCACCGGCGACGTCTACCAATGGGGCGCGCTGATGGCAGGCTCGCTGCTCGGGTCGCTGCCGGTCGCGCTGTTCTATTCGCTGTTCGTGGATTACTACGTCTCGTCGCTGACGGGCGCGGTGAAGGAGTGATGCACCGCCGCGTGCGTTCAAGTCCCAAATTAATTGGGCTTGAACTCCACCGGGACGTTAATGGGCATCGACCCGTACGCGATTTCGGGCGGAAAGGCAGGGAATGGCTGGGCCTGGCGAACCAATGCCATGGCCAGCGCATCGAACGCAGGAACTCCCGAAGAGCCACCGACGCGGCTCGATAGTACCTGACCGCCGCGGCCCAGCGTGAAGGACAGCCTGACGACGCCGCGCTGACCGTTGCCGCCGGACGGATATTTGTGGAAGCGCAACAAATGTGCGCGGACCCGCTGAGTGTAGCTCGCCATCGCTGAGGCGGAGGCACCCGCGCTAATCGCTGATGCGGCAGGCGCCTGCCGCTCGGCGCGTGGCGGCGCACTGGTTCGCGGCGCCGGTGGCGCGTCCGAAGGCTTCTTGGCATCCGGCCGGACGACTTTCGGCTTTACCGGCACCGGCTTCGGGTCCGGAACGACCTGCGCCGGATCCGGCTTTTGTGGCGTGGGCTGCAGCTTCTGCTCCGGCGGCGCAATGACCTCCGGCTTCTCCTGCGGCGGGGTCGGCGCGATCTGCTCCGGCACAGCCTCCGCGGCCACAGGCTCGGGCGGCGATGCGTCAGCCTGCTGCATCTCAGGTCCCGGCATCATGTCCACTGGTGCCGTCTCTGGCGACGACGTGATGGGTGCCAGATCGACCATGATGGCAGGCATCGCCACTCCGGGCGCCGGTCGCTCGGTGTGCCAGTTCATTGTCAATGCGACCAGCGCAGCATGCGCGGCAACGATCGCCGCCGCCGAAACTCCCCAGCGCCGGGCGACGGCCTCATCGGAGACATCATGCAGGGCGAACGCGTTCATGACAGTCAAGTGCGGCCGTCGAGGCCGACCAATGCGATCTTGAGATAGCCGGCATTACGCAGAAGGTTCATCACCTCCATCAGATCGCCATAGCTGACGGTCTTGTCGGCGCGCAGAAAGATACGCTCGTCCTTCTTGCCCTGCGTAGCGCTATCGAGCCTGGAGGTCAGCGCTTCGCGCGCGATCACGTCCTCGCCGACCGCGACTGACAGGTCCGGCTTGACGGTGACGAACACCGGCTGATCCGGGCGCGGCGACGGCTCGACCGCGCTGGCCGGGAGATCGACGCCGAGATCGACGGTGGCGAGCGGGGCGGCGACCATGAAGATGATCAGGAGCACCAGCATCACATCGATGAACGGCGTGACGTTGATCTCGTGATTCTCGACGAGATCATCGCCGCCGCGCGCCCGGCCGCCAACCACGCTACCCAGTTTGGCACCCATCGTTCACACTCCCTCGCTCACTCGGCAGCGCGCGCGAGAGGAAACGAGCGGCGGTCGCCCTCGCGGCTGATCAGGAGCAGCACCATCGCCGAGGCATCGCCGAGCAGCGCACGATGGGCCGTGATCGTGCGGGTGAGATGATTATAGATCACGACGGCCGGGATCGCGGCGACGAGGCCGAGCGCGGTCGCGAGCAACGCTTCCGCGATGCCGGGCGCGACCACGGCAAGGTTGGTGGTCTTGGCTTCGGAAATGCCGATGAACGAATTCATGATGCCCCAGACCGTGCCGAACAGGCCGACGAAAGGCGCGGTGGCGCCGATGGTGGCGAGCACGCCGGTGCCGCGCGCGATCTGCCTGGACATCGCCGCCTCGACCCGCTCCAGCCGCAGCGCCACCCGTTCCTTGAGGCCGTCGTCGAAATGGCCGCCGGAAAGGCTGGCCTCGCGCGCGGCTGACAGGATGATCTGCGCCACGGCATCATTGCCACCGCGGCTTTCCTGCTCGGCCTTGGCGAGCACGGTATCGCTTTCCAGCATGCTCAGCCGCCGCCTGGCGGTCGCCGTCTTGCGGCGGATCTCGATGGTTTTCGCCAGCCAGACCGTCCACGTCACCAGCGAGGCGAAGGCAAGCCCGACCATGACCGCCTGCACCACGATGTCCGCATTCACGAACATGTTCCAGGGCGACAGGTTGCGCGGCAGCAACGCAACGTCGGTAGCGGCGAGCGCCGTGCCCGGCAAAGCGGCCACGCCGGCCACACCACACAAACGGATCATAATTTCCAGCACTGCTCGCTGCATGATCGCCTCCCGGGTTGACGATGTGGGAATCGGCTACGCCGCGCGGGCGGGCGCAATCCTTTCTACAAGCGCGTGAAAGCGCTGCAACTGGTCGCCGCGCAGCGCCCGCGCTTCGTCTCGGCCGACGAACACCTTGAACATGATGCCGCCGTCCACATTGATGAACGCGACAAAGGCCGACGACTTGCCCATGAAGGGCCGCTCGACAAAGGCAACAGCCGCGCAACGCTCGTGCCGCAGATGTCCGTGCAATCCCTTGGGCTGCATCAGGTTGAAATAGCCGCGGCCGACCTCTCCTGCCGGGATCGAGCCAGTGAACTCGAAAATCGCGTCGTCGGTGTGGACGATCAGCGTCACCTCACCCCATTGCGCGACATCGTTCATCGCAGCGCCAAACTCACTGCCGCTGCCGATGCGCACCATCGTTTCCGGCATCGCCTCCAGGACGGCGCGCGGAGTGACCTTCCGCTCCCGCGCCACATCCTCGATCACCGCGCCCGGATTCTCCGCCATATACGCCTTGAGGTCGGCAAGCTCCGTGCTCAACATCGCACCCTCCCCTTACGCGGCGGCGCTGGACTTGCGCTCGCTCAGGATCACCTCGAACCCTTCGAACTTGGGATGGCCGAGATAGAGGCTCTCGCCGGTCTTGTTGTCGGCGCGGGCGTGCGCCCGGCGGAACTCGTCCGACTTGGTCCAGGCTTCGAACGCGGCCTTGTCGACCCAGACCGTGTGCGACGAGTACAGTGTGTGATCCTCGGCGACGGGGCCCTTGAGCAGATGAAACTCGACGAAGCCGGCCATGCTGCTGAGATAGGACTCGCGCGTGCGCCAGACAGTCTCGAAGGCGGCTTCGGAGCCGATCTTCACCTGGAACCGGTTCATTGCGATAAACATTTTCAAAATCTCCTTGGCTTAGTTGCTGGGGTGCGCCTGGCGTACCGTTTGAGTTGGTTGGAAACATGGATGCACCGAAGCCGCGCTGGAACATCAGCGCGGCCCGGTGCAACTTTGTTGGCTTGTCAGCTCGTCGAACTACACTCCGCCAAAGTGGATCTTCAATCCGGCCTTGTAGACCCTGCCCGGTCCGGGGCTCGACCACAACACGTCGTTTTGGTTGGTGCCATCGGTTGAACTGCCGGGGATGGCGTAAGGCCGGTAGTACTGGTTCAACAGATTGTCGATCGAGGCCGTGAACATGACGTCCTTGGTCGCATGCCAGGTCAGGTACAAATTGACCAGTTCATATCCGGTAGAGGGTAGATAGCCGGCGGGCACATCGTTGTTGGCGCCGAACGAGGACCATTGTGCGGCCAGGATCAGCCTGCGGTCGAGCAACCGCACGCCGCCGGTCGTGGTGATCTTGCGCGGCGTGATGGTCGAAAGCCCGATATTGGTCGCGACGTTCTTGCCGCGGATCAGGTGGCCGGCGACGCCGAAATACCACAGGCCTGCGTCATACATCGTCTCGGCCTCGAAGCCTTCGATCCGGGCCTGTGCGATGTTCTGGTACTGGTAGAATCGCGGGAACGTGCCGAACGGCGGCACCGCCGTGAATCCGAACGGGACGAGATCGATATAGTTGCTGACGTCGTTCCGGAACAGGTTGAACTTGCCACGGAAGCTGTCGTTCGCGGCAAAGATGCCGTCATATTTCACGTTGAGGCCGAGTTCCTTGTTCTTGCCGACCTCCGGCCGCAGGGCCGCATTCGGCAGGAAGCAGAAAAGACCGACAGTGCCGTCCGGGCAGTTGAAGAACGCCGGGCCGCCGCCGGTAGCGTGCGCACCGGAGATCAGCGTCTCCGTGATCGAGGGCGCGCGGTAGCCTTCGGCGTAGCTGACATAGGGCGTAAGGCCCGCCACCGGCGTCACGCCGATGGTCATCTTTGGCGAGAAGCGGTCGCCGCCGCCGGTGGTCGCCACGAACGGCGAATGCAGGTCATAGCGATCGTAGCGGATCGCGCTGATGACCTCGAGCCAGGTTGAGTAGTTCTGCTTCAGCTGCGCAAATCCCCCGGAAACGGTGCGCAGACCGCTCGGCGTGGTGATGTTGGAATTACCGCGGCTATCGAAGGTTTTCACGTCATCCTGAAACGCGTCGACTCCGAGCGTGACCGCGTTGCGCCAGTCGCCGACATTGAACCGGGTGGTGTTGTTGACATCGATCCCGAGCGTGTCGAGCACGTAGCCGCGCTTGTCACCGACACAGCCGGAGATGTTGTTGCCGACGTTGCCGGGACCGCAAAAGGCCGCGCCACTTGCGCTGTTATGATGTGTCTTGACCTGGTCGTTGTCGGTGCGGTTGCCGTACAGCGACATGCTCCAGTCCCAGAGATTGTCGTCTGGCCTGCTGTATTTCCAGGTCAGTGTACCCATGTAGTTCTTCGCGTCCGACGCGTAGACCGACGAGCCCTGGAACAGCGCGCGTTGCGCCGCCGTCAGCACCGGTCCGCGATTGAACTGGCCGATGCTGTATTGGTAATCCTGAAATACGCCGCCGAGCTTGATCTCATGGCCTTCGGCAGGACGCACCGTGACCTTCATCAACCCGGCAGCGATCTCGTTGCCGGTATTGCCGATCTCGGTGCCGTTGCCGTCCTTGTAATTGCCCTGCGTGCGGTACACCGCGCCACCGAAGACATCGACATCGGGGGTAGCGCGCACGCCGCCGAAGATCGAGCCGAGGCCGCGAGCATTGTTGGTGCCGCCGGAGCCGGTCATGTCGACGCCCCAGCGCTCGCCCGGGCGCACGACGTCGTTGATGTCCTTGGTGCGGAACGAAACCACGCCGCCGATCGCGCCGGAGCCGTAGATGTTCGCGGTCGGACCGCGCACCACGTCGACACCGCCGACCAGTTCGGGATCGAGGAAGAACGAGCCGTTGGCGTTGTGTCCGGTACGCTGGTAGTTTTGCCGCGCGCCGTCGACGACGACCGCGACGCGGCCGAAATCCTGCAGGCCGCGGATGTTGATCACGGTCGAGGGATCGTCGCCGCGCTCCTGGAAGGACACGCCGGGCACGCTATAGAAGACGTCGGACAGCCGGTTCGGCTGCAGGCCCTGGATCTGCTCCATCGACACAGAACTCACCGGCGCCAGCGAATCGATCGCGCGCTCGTTGGTCTTGGTCGCGACTGCCGTAATCGTATCGAGCGATTGCACCGGCGCAACGCCAGCCTGCGCGTGCGCATTCATCGCCGCCGATTGAGTATCCTGCTGCGGCTTGGCTTGCTGGCGCTTGGCCTGCTTCTGCTTCTTTTGCTCGGCAGACCGCGTGACGGCCTCCGCTTCGAGCGCCTGCGTGAACGCTGCGCTTGACGACATCACTGCGAACGAAAATGCCGACGCGCCCAAAACCAAGGCGCGCGAATACCTAGCCCCGAAAGCCATACTGCCCCAACCTGTTATCTGTCTCTTGGGTCTGGCTGGCGGGCGCCGTGGTGATGAACGGCTGCTTGCTGGCTACCAATTGTCGCGACCGGGCACCCCCGCACGTGTCGCATTCATCTTCGTTACGCCGCGTTCCGGGAACGGTCAATAATGCCATCGGGCACTTTATATCGATTGTAAAGTGCAGTGGTTGGATTGCAGCCCTGCCCAACGGTACAAGCTTAGATCGATTGAATTTTTCGGGGCACCAAGACGCGAAATGTCTACAGCAGGGGGAAGCAAGCTCGGAGAGGCCCGAACACAATCGGCAAATTCCGCTGCCGCGACGAGATCTCTCGTTGTAAACGGCAACCGGATCGACAGCCGCGAACTGTTCGCCAGCGAGCGCGAGATCATCATCGCGCATGGCGAGGAGAATTATCGCCTGCGGCTGACATCGCAGAACAAACTGATCCTGACCAAGTGACCGACCAGGTAAACCCGCAATGACAATTTGTCGCACGCTCGCGTTGACGGCCGCTGCGGGCTGCTTCCTGCTCGGCAGCGTCGCGCTCGCTGCCGGCATCACGGTGCACGATGCCCGCGACCGCGACGTCACGATCGGCGACGTTGGGCGGATCGTCTCGATCGGCGGTGCCATCACCGAGATTCTCTATGCGCTCGGTTTCGAGGACCGTCTCGCTGGCGTCGATTCGACGAGCCTCTATCCGGCTGCGGCGCTGCGCGACAAGCCGAATGTCGGCTACATGCGCCAGCTTTCCGCCGAGGGCGTGCTGGGTCTCAATCCTTCGCTGGTGCTCGCCGTGCAGGGGTCCGGGCCGAAGGAAACCATGGATGTGCTCGACGCGGCCAAGGTGCCGCTGGTGCTGGTGCCCGAGACCTTCTCCGAACAGGGCCTGATCGAGAAGATCAAGCTGGTCGGCCACGCCATGGGCGCGGACAGCCGCGCCGCATGTCTGACCGCGGCTGTCTCCGGCGACCTGGCGCAACTGCGCGAGCTGCGCGCCAAGGTGACCAAACCCGTCCGCGTGATGTTCGTGATGTCGCTGTTGAACGGTCGCGCCATGGCCGCCGGAAAGAACACCGCGGCAAACGAGATCATCGCGCTAGCCGGCGGCGTCAACGCCATCGACGGCTATGAGGGCTACAAGCCCATCAACGACGAGGCGATCGTCGCGGCCAAACCGGACGTCGTTCTCTCGATCCAGCGTGGCAAGGACTCGCTGGACGCCGAAGCCGTCTACGTCCATCCCGCCTT encodes the following:
- a CDS encoding hemin uptake protein HemP; translation: MSTAGGSKLGEARTQSANSAAATRSLVVNGNRIDSRELFASEREIIIAHGEENYRLRLTSQNKLILTK
- a CDS encoding TonB-dependent hemoglobin/transferrin/lactoferrin family receptor — translated: MSSSAAFTQALEAEAVTRSAEQKKQKQAKRQQAKPQQDTQSAAMNAHAQAGVAPVQSLDTITAVATKTNERAIDSLAPVSSVSMEQIQGLQPNRLSDVFYSVPGVSFQERGDDPSTVINIRGLQDFGRVAVVVDGARQNYQRTGHNANGSFFLDPELVGGVDVVRGPTANIYGSGAIGGVVSFRTKDINDVVRPGERWGVDMTGSGGTNNARGLGSIFGGVRATPDVDVFGGAVYRTQGNYKDGNGTEIGNTGNEIAAGLMKVTVRPAEGHEIKLGGVFQDYQYSIGQFNRGPVLTAAQRALFQGSSVYASDAKNYMGTLTWKYSRPDDNLWDWSMSLYGNRTDNDQVKTHHNSASGAAFCGPGNVGNNISGCVGDKRGYVLDTLGIDVNNTTRFNVGDWRNAVTLGVDAFQDDVKTFDSRGNSNITTPSGLRTVSGGFAQLKQNYSTWLEVISAIRYDRYDLHSPFVATTGGGDRFSPKMTIGVTPVAGLTPYVSYAEGYRAPSITETLISGAHATGGGPAFFNCPDGTVGLFCFLPNAALRPEVGKNKELGLNVKYDGIFAANDSFRGKFNLFRNDVSNYIDLVPFGFTAVPPFGTFPRFYQYQNIAQARIEGFEAETMYDAGLWYFGVAGHLIRGKNVATNIGLSTITPRKITTTGGVRLLDRRLILAAQWSSFGANNDVPAGYLPSTGYELVNLYLTWHATKDVMFTASIDNLLNQYYRPYAIPGSSTDGTNQNDVLWSSPGPGRVYKAGLKIHFGGV
- a CDS encoding heme/hemin ABC transporter substrate-binding protein, coding for MTICRTLALTAAAGCFLLGSVALAAGITVHDARDRDVTIGDVGRIVSIGGAITEILYALGFEDRLAGVDSTSLYPAAALRDKPNVGYMRQLSAEGVLGLNPSLVLAVQGSGPKETMDVLDAAKVPLVLVPETFSEQGLIEKIKLVGHAMGADSRAACLTAAVSGDLAQLRELRAKVTKPVRVMFVMSLLNGRAMAAGKNTAANEIIALAGGVNAIDGYEGYKPINDEAIVAAKPDVVLSIQRGKDSLDAEAVYVHPAFALTPAAANKAFISMEGLYLLGFGPRTAAAARDLSVKLYPALAPQAEKFAPAALTANCRS